Within Ktedonobacterales bacterium, the genomic segment GGCGGGCACGATCAAGCTCCACGTCGGCGTGCAAGCCATGCTGCGGGATGATGAAGAAGCGCACAGCGTCTTGCTCGATCTCGCCGCTGATATATTCCACGCGGCCATCGTGGCCGTAATCGAGCGCGTCGGCAATGCGTATCAATGCAGCAAGCTGGTTCACCCGCTTGCGCGCCGCTTTATCCAACTGCGCGTACTCCGGGTGGCTCTTTTTGGGCAGGGCGCGGCGGTGATAGCGCGCAATGCAGGCGATCTCGTGGCGCTCCTCCTGGGAGACATCGGGCAGGGGCGTTTTGCTAATCAGCGCAAATGAATGCTTGTGATGCGCTGTTGGCGAAATGAGCATGCCCGCGTTGTGCAGCAGCGCGCCCCGCTCCAACAGCAGGGCGGCGCGCTGGTCGAGCGCGTGCAGCGGCTGCGTCGCCTTGAAGAGCATCAGCGACAGCCGGGCAACCTGCCGGGCGTGCGGCCAGTCTTCGACCTCCAGACCCCCACAGAGCATCGTTTCTTTTGGGGTGGGGTTGGGGCTGAGGTTGCGAGTTGGGTAATGATTGAGCGCCATACCTGCCTTCCCCTTTATCATTTGCTGTTTATAGCTGCTGCGCTGGCTTGAGCGCATCATGGGCTGCAACGGGACGAGCCTGGAAGCGGCCTGTTGTCTCGGCCCCCTCCACGAGATGAAGGATGGCTGCGCGATTTTCGCGCTCTTCCATTTTGTCCCAACGCTTTACAAACTGCCGATAGAGGCTCTCACGTTCGCGCGCTTTGGCGATCAAGAAGTGTTCCAGAGCCGCTCGCTGCTCGTCGTTGGGGCGCGCTGGCGAGCGCGCCTCTTCGGCCAGCATGATCGCGCGTTTTCTCCGGCCCATTTTCGTCTGTTTTCGAGCCTGCTTGTGCGCGTTTGGGCGTTTCTTCGCTGGTGCGTCCTTGCTCTGTTTTCCTTTCTTCCGCTTCCCGGACGACCTGGAGGACAAGCCATCCAGGCGCGTCGGCTGACCCAGCGCCTCCAGCAGCGCGGGGGGCAGGTCTTGCGCTTCGGGGACCACCGCAAACAGGGCGGTCTCCTCATCGGGCGCGAACGAGGCGCTGCGCAGGATGGCGATGAGAACATCGCAATCATGGAGCAGACCCAGCACGTCCTGTACCCCTTTCAAGGCTTTGATACAATCGCCAGCCTGTTCAGGCAAGAAATCGCGGAAGAGTTCCAGCGTGTAGCGCAGCCGTTTGGCGGCAATACGCATCTGGTGCTGCTCGCGGACCCGGCTCTCGTCGTGCGCATACTGCGCCCAGACGTAGAGTTCCGCCAGCCGCGCGCGCAAAATGCGCCGAGCATTTTCAGTGACGGTCCCATAGGGCCGAATATGCGCTTGTATCCTGGCGTTT encodes:
- a CDS encoding CHAD domain-containing protein, coding for MANARIQAHIRPYGTVTENARRILRARLAELYVWAQYAHDESRVREQHQMRIAAKRLRYTLELFRDFLPEQAGDCIKALKGVQDVLGLLHDCDVLIAILRSASFAPDEETALFAVVPEAQDLPPALLEALGQPTRLDGLSSRSSGKRKKGKQSKDAPAKKRPNAHKQARKQTKMGRRKRAIMLAEEARSPARPNDEQRAALEHFLIAKARERESLYRQFVKRWDKMEERENRAAILHLVEGAETTGRFQARPVAAHDALKPAQQL